One stretch of Acidimicrobiia bacterium DNA includes these proteins:
- a CDS encoding fructosamine kinase family protein translates to MVDDRSVAIKTTAYDARLEADGLRRLASAGAPVPEVLSVDRGELVMTWVSGTPGWEALGATLANVHRATADGFGYEIDNVIGSLPQPNPWTASWGVFFAESRVLVHLNDRSVPDRLRRRLLVACEGPIIELLEAHHPEPSLVHGDIWSGNIVDGAYLIDPAVSFSDREVELAFMAVFGGIPQAMWNGYLAAWPLADGWEHRRPALQLHHLLVHVRLFGGGYVRMVEERLDQLGW, encoded by the coding sequence ATGGTCGACGATCGATCGGTTGCGATCAAGACGACGGCCTACGACGCCCGCCTCGAGGCGGACGGGCTCCGGCGATTGGCCTCGGCAGGCGCGCCGGTCCCCGAAGTGTTGAGCGTCGACCGCGGTGAGCTGGTCATGACCTGGGTGTCGGGAACCCCGGGTTGGGAAGCGCTCGGGGCGACGCTCGCCAACGTCCATCGTGCAACCGCCGACGGATTCGGATACGAGATAGACAACGTGATTGGCTCTCTCCCGCAGCCGAATCCGTGGACGGCTTCCTGGGGTGTGTTTTTCGCCGAGAGCCGGGTACTGGTTCATCTCAATGATCGTTCGGTACCTGATCGGTTACGCCGCCGCCTCCTGGTCGCCTGTGAAGGGCCAATCATCGAATTGCTCGAAGCCCACCATCCGGAACCGAGTCTCGTCCACGGGGATATCTGGTCCGGGAACATTGTCGACGGTGCCTACCTGATCGATCCGGCCGTGTCGTTCTCTGATCGTGAAGTAGAACTGGCCTTCATGGCGGTATTCGGTGGAATTCCGCAGGCGATGTGGAACGGGTACCTCGCAGCCTGGCCACTCGCAGACGGATGGGAGCACCGGCGGCCGGCTCTCCAACTGCACCACCTCCTCGTGCACGTTCGCCTGTTCGGCGGTGGCTACGTTCGGATGGTCGAGGAACGGCTCGATCAACTCGGCTGGTGA
- a CDS encoding low molecular weight phosphotyrosine protein phosphatase gives MTRILTVCLGNICRSPAAEAAIRAAAADAGLEAEVDSAGTGRYHIGDPPHPRSQAAGAAAGLTVEGRARQVRLEDFEEFDVIVAMDHTNLEDLRRMAPSADGLAKVHLFRDFDPESVGEEVPDPYYGTDEDYREMIDLILPAARGLITRLQGSDS, from the coding sequence GTGACGCGCATCCTCACCGTTTGTCTAGGGAACATCTGCCGCTCTCCGGCCGCCGAAGCGGCCATTCGTGCCGCGGCCGCCGATGCCGGGTTAGAGGCCGAGGTGGACTCGGCCGGAACCGGCAGATATCACATCGGCGATCCACCTCATCCACGTTCTCAGGCAGCCGGGGCCGCAGCCGGGTTGACCGTCGAGGGTCGAGCCCGCCAGGTCCGCCTCGAGGATTTCGAGGAGTTCGACGTGATCGTGGCGATGGACCACACCAATCTCGAAGACCTGCGCAGAATGGCTCCATCCGCCGACGGCCTCGCCAAGGTTCACCTCTTCCGTGACTTCGATCCCGAATCGGTGGGAGAGGAAGTCCCGGATCCCTACTACGGCACGGATGAGGACTACCGGGAGATGATCGATCTCATTCTTCCCGCCGCCCGCGGGCTCATCACCCGGCTGCAGGGGTCGGACAGCTGA